The proteins below are encoded in one region of Doryrhamphus excisus isolate RoL2022-K1 chromosome 4, RoL_Dexc_1.0, whole genome shotgun sequence:
- the unc119.1 gene encoding protein unc-119 homolog B codes for MHGSRNKTAPSVGKGHSDTDTGSESNHRDRKAGGGMLKKLKSRRSQTDKWPVVTEDELRALGGDISPDHVLGLRAVTEDYLCKPEDNIYNIDFTRFKIRDLETGTVLFEIAKPPNTGPAEAEEGSGDVDVSAGRFVRYQFTAAFLKLQTVGATVEFTVGDRPINSFRMIERHYFQGRLLKNFDFDFGFCIPNSRNTCEHIYEFPQLPDDLIRQMVEHPYETRSDSFYFVDNKLIMHNKADYAYNGGQ; via the exons ATGCACGGATCTCGGAACAAAACAGCGCCATCGGTTGGCAAGGGACACTCAGACACAGACACCGGATCGGAGTCAAACCACAGGGACAGGAAAGCCGGCGGAGGGATGTTAAAGAAGCTGAAGTCGAGGCGCAGTCAGACGGATAAGTGGCCTGTGGTCACCGAGGATGAACTCAGGGCACTAGGAGGAGATATTTCTCCCGATCATGTATTGGGACTCCGGGCTGTTACGGAAG ACTATCTCTGCAAACCTGAAGACAATATCTACAACATTGACTTCACCCGCTTCAAGATCAGAGATCTTGAGACCGGAACAGTACTATTTGAGATCGCAAAACCTCCCAATACTG GTCCTGCAGAGGCTGAGGAAGGGAGTGGAGATGTTGACGTCAGTGCCGGCCGTTTTGTAAGATATCAGTTCACAGCAGCGTTTTTGAAACTACAAACTGTAGGTGCAAC GGTGGAGTTCACAGTAGGCGACCGACCCATTAACAGCTTTCGTATGATTGAGAGGCATTACTTCCAGGGTCGTCTACTCAAgaactttgactttgacttcgGGTTTTGTATCCCCAACAGCCGCAACACATGTGAACACATTTATGAGTTTCCGCAACTTCCAGATGACCTCA TTCGACAAATGGTGGAGCACCCTTATGAGACCAGATCAGACAGTTTCTACTTTGTGGACAACAAACTCATCATGCACAACAAGGCAGACTATGCCTATAATGGTGGTCAGTGA